TTTTATTAACCTGCACTTGATGCTATATTTTTCTGGTTCAAGCACAGGAAGTGAGCGCCCCCAGTTTCTCATGGCCTTAGACTGAAGTGCATCAGAAGACAAAACTGTTTAATTACTGAAAACATCTGAGGTGTGACTTAAAGGActataaactaaaaaaacaaaacaaaaacaaaacagggaataaaacataaaataaagagatttataagatttataaGGTCATGATTAGCAGAGGTAAATATTTTACCAAATTGGAACAAAGATCAAAAATAGAACCAGCTATTTCAGTCCAACCAAACTCTGtagaaaaaatgtttaatttaaagTTACGACAGTTTGAGCCTCCGCAGCATTTTATCCAAGTTGATTACAGTAAATCAgctaaaacaaaatgtttcagaGATTTTTCAGTGGGTGGAGTTGAATTTAAAACTTCAAGCAAAACCTAAACTTCACTGCATATAGCAGATCCTTTGTTTATAGAAACTaatttgaaaaatgtttgtgtgtctaaATGATAAAAGCATAGTGCTATAAGTAGCTTCTGAATTTTCCAAAAGTCAATATGGAAAAATCACAAGGTCTTTGTCAATactcaaaaactgtttttaaacctGTAACTAGAGCTGAAAAAATAACTTAGTTTAATATAATCTGAGTAATTTAGAAAAACGACAGACATTTTCTATGGTTTTCtcacattttatataataatataactgTTTATAAATATCGAAATAATTGTCAAGTTACATCTGCTCCTGATGCCCCTCAAACATAACTTCAGCATAACTTTTACTACCGGTGAATAAAACTGTATTATTCAATGTTCCTCATGCCAACATGTTAGTTGTGCTTAAATCGGCATCATTGATGTCTTATAACTATACAGGGGAACAACAACAAGGAGGACTCCTTAAAATATTGTAACCAGGATATGCACACTTATCAAGTGGACTTCAAAACCGCATAACATGAATTATCACTCAACATTGCCTCGTGTGGCTGGGAAACTTTGCAGTTATGTTAAAGTAGGTGGTTcacaaaaaacagccaaagtTTTTAACATGGCCTACAAACCACCCAGATTCAGTCATGCATTTACAGAAGACACTAGAATAAACTGATGCAGAGGTCCTGTGGGTTCCAATAATAGTGGAAATAAAGAACTACAAACAATTACTTTAAAGTTGTTTTGGATTAATGTATATGTTGGTCACCAAGTAACAAGAAATGCCAAAAGAAAATTTCTTGGTATTCATATAGGATCTTGTCCACAATATCTCTTTAAAAAATGATGTTTAAAGCATTCTTGTTGATGCAAATATCTGTGTAAATAAATCTAAAGATTTCTTATTCTGTGGTCTCAGGGGGTTCACTTAAGTCTTGAAACATGGCAGCGTTTACCTTATAAAGTACTTTCAAACCATCAGTCCCTGTGGTAGTTTTGTTCTACAGTTCAGTTCATCATAGCCAGCTATGTTTAGCAAAAATGCAACCCACATTTGTCAAGCCGCTTCTTCTGAAACATCAGTGTTGTCTCATAAAGTTGCCAACAAACCGCTGTCTATTTGTGATTTTTGCTCTAAAAAATTTGATGCTTATTTACACAGCAAACCAGAGTTTTTCCCCACAGTAACATTTTTCATTGTATTCCACAAACTCTCACGTTCAGAGGGAACATTTGGAGTCCCAGGAGTGGCACAAATCTCCACTCTAAGGTAAGAGCAACCAAGTGACCTCAGACCATGTGCCactcaaaaaatatatatatatatatatgtctcaAACCCAGTCCTTGTGTTCTCAAACTCTTTCTTGTTCTACCTTATTTAAACCTAAAGCCAGATGCAGAGTCATGAGTGTTAGCATTTGGCTCTTTGAGATTACCAGAAACCAACTAGATCAAATACACCAGACAATCACTGACCCTGAGTCAGTAAATTCGAAACTCCACGATCATGGTTCAACCACTGTGGGTCCACTGAACTACTGATTACCCCACCATCCTGGGAGACTAGGCAGAAAGCAAATCAAACACAGCCAGGCCGAAGACGCTAACAGCTTCCTGTTCTGCCTAATTACATTTTCTGACCAGGAAGTGAGTACCAactaaaataatcaaatcaaaAGTTCTTTCTGTAAGACTGAGTCACACAAAACCTTTATCCACaatcaaaatacatgaaaaaaaaggcaaaaagacAGTTGCTGCAACAACAGAAGAGTCTCAAAAATGCTTAAAACATAAATTTAAAAGGGCAATCAAGtaaatttataaaataaaacaagcaatGTTGAGTTCCAGcgaaaaaaaatcattctgtCAACACTTTCAAAGTGTGTTTGAGTTTTCTCTGTGCTGACACACTCTGATATCTCTTCAGAAACCAAACTAAACTTAACAGTTTAGCAGAGAAGTAAAAATCTGCTGGTCAGCCTCATTTGTGATTGGTTGGAGGGGGTAGGAGAGGGGGCAGAGCGATCATTGGTGATGGTCCTTCTGAGCTTTACTCCTCTAATAAGGGTCAACATGTTTCTGCtgcctccttcttcttcttcttcttcttgggtGAACTGCTCAGGCTTTTGGTCCTGGCTGCAGGGTGGAGGAGCCTGGGGCTGGTAGTTGATGTTGTTGGGCACACCGGAGGGCTCTGCCTGAGTAGTGTAGGCCtggtgctgctgttgctgctgctggaacagcttctgtttctgctgctggTTCAACTGCAGCTGATACTGATCGTGCTGATGCTGCAGCTGCTGGGCTTGCTGAATCTGGGGCTGTTGGAACTGCAGTTGCTGCTGATGTTgaaactgctgctgttgttgccaTTGCTGGAACTGTTGCTGCTGaatctgttgctgctgctggaaCTGTTGCTGCTGaatctgttgctgctgctggaaCTGTTGAATCTGGAATTGCTGGTTGTGCTGTTGCTGTGGTAGACTGTATTGCTGATGTTGCTGGTATTGCCTCTGGTGCTGTTGTTTGACACTGTTCCCTCCCTCAGATGGCAGCGAAGGAACAGTGGGTACGGGCACTGGGATGGGCATCTGGCCTGGGACAATCTGGTAGTATGGGGAGGAGGGTGGTAAAGCACTAAGGCTCTGGGTGGAGGTGCAGAGTTTACTGTGACCTAAACCTCCCACCCCTACAGAAGAGGGCACTTTGAAAACGTTCTCATCGCTTCCGCTGGTTCCGCCGAGGGCTTTGAGTGGAACCTGTGGGGTGGAGATGGGGATGGGAACCCCACCACTGATTGTTCCTCTGCGATAAGGTGGCTTAGATGAAGGTTTGCGCCTGATGGTTGCCGTGTGGGACGGCATCTGCCGGTTAGACCCACCACTCAAGTCGGACTCAGCCAATAGGCTGACAGTAGAGGCGGGACGCTTGGAGTGGATGAACTCCCGGTACTGGAATCTGAGGTCAGAGTTTCTCGGGATGGTCGAAGACTTGTCGAAATCTGACTGGCTGTTGCCGTGGGAGAGGTGATGTAAGGAGATGGAGTCAGTGTCTCCGTGGAGAGAGATGGACTCATAGTCGActgcagagatggagagagaatgTTAAAATGTTAGTTAGTTGCTCTGCTTTCAGGCAAACCTTTCATTACCTCTGGATTATCtcagtgacattttttttttttggaaagggCTCTCATCTGCTTGCTTGACAGACAAACAACAGAAGCATCAGGAGCACATAATCACATCAGtgactcactgtcatgtttgtgAATGAACAATTAGGGGATGCATCATTGTGGAAACTCTTATCAAACAAAAACAGGGCAACATGCAACCCAATTACTTTTAAAACGCATGCAAAACTCCAGTATAATGTTCCAAATAATAAGGTTAAAAACAGACGTCAATTCATGGCAACGACATTAACTTTAAAaaggtcaaacacacacacagacacacacagacacacacaggaggaAGTAAATTACAGAGTACAGACAAGGCAGCTGAATTTGTTTCTAATATTCTGTTTATTTTGGGTTCCAAACTGAAGTAAAAAAGGGACTACGTAATTTAAATGTGTCTGGCAGCTTCTCATCCGCTAGCATCAACACCAGAAATATGAAATGTGAGTAATTAATATCTTCTCTTTGCAAGCAAATGTGATGGGAGAAGCCTCAGTCTCCTATAGGCTGGGTGACTAgactaaaaaaatataaataaataaattccatATGTGGATTAGCTCTGTACCCAAAaatgtattcattcatttaatagGTAAAATAAACAACGTCAGCTTGTCCACCTGATGCCCTCACAGCAGTGTCACAAGATTTAGCCAATTTTTACATCACTTTATACTTTGATACAAAagaagctttatttatttatctatttatttatttaaaggatCTGCTGggtaaacaggaagtgactaTCCAGAGAAGTGTTGCCTCCTAGGCACCATGCTTCATAAGTGAATCTTCGATAATTTGCTGATGTTTAAAATCGAAGTCCTGAAGCCTAGAAAATGCTTATGTTTTGTAACACTAATACTGTAAAATTGAGAAGAGAGACTTTATTTTCCTTGTGCATGATAACTGAGATAACAGGAGGAAACTGCAGCCACTAATGATTAGGTTATTAAAATTGGCCATACAAGTGCCCTGACAGGCACCAAAATTAATCATTTCATCGTTGCCAAAAAGATTCTAATATTTGAAAATTAGGACAACGTTTATTGcttcttttaaataaacagtGCTCTTTTAGCTGATGTAAGATCTTTAATAGATGAACCAAAAGTAGATTTAATGGTATGTTGCACGTGACATaagcagacagacaggcagataTACAGGCAGTCAGAGACCTACCATAGATAGGAGGATCTCTCTTTACAGCTGGAAGAGAAGGAAGGCAGTTTAaccaagaaaacacaaaactacTCAAAGAAATACAACAGGAAAAGAAGTAAAGATGAGCTGATACACCAGAAAAGCACAGATGAAACAAGTGAACAACAGGCAGGTTAAGAGAGTCAGTTTCACTGTCAGAAATCAGAAATGAGACCCACAAAAGGGTAAATCTGAGAAATTCAGCCAGACAAGCAGCAATTCACACCAAGGTTAGGGCTCCATGAGAGAGTGGGTTTTCCATTttcataataaacacaacatcTAATTGCTTTATTGTTGGCGGTGCTGCTGCCACTTTAGTTTGTATTTGGATCACATGTTGCTCGTCTCGGCCACATAGTTGGTTCAAAGAGCGTTTAATCAAGAGCTCAATTAGATTTTCTATGATCTCTAggacaaaaacaacagcaacaaaaaaatcGTAACAGCACAGGGAGCTGTGTTTagtactaataaaaaaaaaagtgttgtgcTTTAATGTACTCACTGTGGGTGTGTATAGTGTCCTCGGAGCAGGACGGGGTGGTGGTTTGGGTGCTATAGCCGCTGGAACAGTGCAGAGAGTCTCTGCTGCTTCTCGGGGCGTCAGAATTCAACGCACCCAGTGACAATGCCAGCTGATCCTGGGCCAAACAAGGCTAAAGGAGTGAAAGAAGGAGATGGATGAGGTTACAACTTTTTGGCTAACAAAAGATCCATATGCTCCCTTAAGATCATGCTTCTCATTCATTGTTGACCATCCAGCGGTCAAAGCTTCTGTCACTGCGCCAACAAGCTGGAATAATCTCCAAAGTGACATCAGCAAAACTTTTTTGTCAAGCTTTTGAAAGTGTGGTTGGAGGACAGGTGGTGCTTGTGTTATTTTATGTAAATATTGTAAACGTATTCAGCATTAATTTTTAGCAacccttttatttttattttttatttttttataataaaCTACTTTGGAttgaaaagtgctataaaaataaaattcaatagCAGAAAGAGGAGAGGCAGGAACCAGGACAGAAAAGGGTTTTCTTGGCTCATAATCGGCCTTCAGGATGCGACGAGGTAAATAAGCACAATATAGTAAAGGCAGTGCATTTAGATCATAATTATGATCGCAAAAGCTGCCTGAGAGGacaggataaaaaaaataaataaataaaaataagtttaaaaaatgaaacgttaaataaaagtgttaaaattctggaaatgttttcattatttcCAGCCAAAACAACTTGAGACACCAAAAATTCCTCTATGGCGGAAAATCCCTGTAAAAGAGTTTTTGCATATGATCAGCCTAGCCTAGCTAACAAACAAAGCTAACAAAGTGGCTCACAACTTTGTTAGTTTTGAGACTTTTTAATAATCTATGCTCGTCCTCTGCCTCCTCCTGGGTTATCAATATGCCTGCATGTTCAGGGCTCCAGGTAAAATACGTTCAGGTGTCTTTTAATTCATAAAGTCAATTAGTGATGAATGTAATTTGAGTATTTGGAAcaagtttttttatttatttatttattttttgctttggaGAAAAAAACCACAGAAGCAGCCCGCTCTCAGACTGGGATCCAGGCTGAAAGCCAGAATGTCACCTTTGTAGTTTTAACTCAATGACTGTCAGACTCAGAACATCACCTGTGCGTTTAACCACAGGATGTTTGCACAAGAACCACCAACCACCTTTTAGAGCCTGTTTAGCACCAAAAACACCGGTTCACCACAAGGATCTGTATCCTGGCTGAGAACATCAACTGTGACACTTTCACACAGATGAAATACAAagaacttgttttttttccccgaAGCACTTAAACTGTCACAGTGGAGTGCCGTAAAAGCACCTCCTGGTTCTTCCTGTCACTCCCTGAAAGCAGGAAGCAAGAACAtggaaggacaaaaaaaaaaaggaggaaagcaAAATACACAAGGTACTGATAACAgtagaaagaaacaaaagagaagaGGAGCCGACATAAGATTAGGGGTGTAGATCATTTTAGTCCTCTGATCTCCTGCTGCCGTCTGGTGG
This genomic interval from Oreochromis niloticus isolate F11D_XX linkage group LG5, O_niloticus_UMD_NMBU, whole genome shotgun sequence contains the following:
- the mtss1 gene encoding protein MTSS 1 isoform X1 yields the protein MRSSRTRSFTSGGGKKSCWEVEKDFSKPVEKMDAGIEKECSALGGLFQLIMNDMKASYPTWEDFVSKGNKLQSQLRTTIVVTGAFLDAFQKVADMATGTRGATKEIGSALTRMCMRHRSIESKLKLFTTSLSEGLITPLELKMEEWKKVASQLDKDHAKEYKKARADIKKKSSDTIKLQKKVKKGKDEARGQLDNALQDVNVRYAVLEETEKRAVCRALIEERARYCSFVSMLKPVLDHEINMLGEVTHLQTILEDLTNLTAEPNKLPPASEQVILDLKGSDFNYTYQTPPASPSNTLSRKSSISSYQSGSVRHVPSLDSISCAVDGLHLQRCSSPYLLTGCDESGRSLSEGNSPSRLGRHGSRGRYGYAAGYGHRPAQSRRFSRRDLKTDSVGSTNQLASGGTGGAENGLLAPPHNAYVHGERARAMSASGKPCLAQDQLALSLGALNSDAPRSSRDSLHCSSGYSTQTTTPSCSEDTIHTHTVKRDPPIYVDYESISLHGDTDSISLHHLSHGNSQSDFDKSSTIPRNSDLRFQYREFIHSKRPASTVSLLAESDLSGGSNRQMPSHTATIRRKPSSKPPYRRGTISGGVPIPISTPQVPLKALGGTSGSDENVFKVPSSVGVGGLGHSKLCTSTQSLSALPPSSPYYQIVPGQMPIPVPVPTVPSLPSEGGNSVKQQHQRQYQQHQQYSLPQQQHNQQFQIQQFQQQQQIQQQQFQQQQQIQQQQFQQWQQQQQFQHQQQLQFQQPQIQQAQQLQHQHDQYQLQLNQQQKQKLFQQQQQQHQAYTTQAEPSGVPNNINYQPQAPPPCSQDQKPEQFTQEEEEEEGGSRNMLTLIRGVKLRRTITNDRSAPSPTPSNQSQMRLTSRFLLLC
- the mtss1 gene encoding protein MTSS 1 isoform X4, which encodes MRSSRTRSFTSGGGKKSCWEVEKDFSKPVEKMDAGIEKECSALGGLFQLIMNDMKASYPTWEDFVSKGNKLQSQLRTTIVVTGAFLDAFQKVADMATGTRGATKEIGSALTRMCMRHRSIESKLKLFTTSLSEGLITPLELKMEEWKKVASQLDKDHAKEYKKARADIKKKSSDTIKLQKKVKKGKDEARGQLDNALQDVNVRYAVLEETEKRAVCRALIEERARYCSFVSMLKPVLDHEINMLGEVTHLQTILEDLTNLTAEPNKLPPASEQVILDLKGSDFNYTYQTPPASPSNTLSRKSSISSYQSGSVRHVPSLDSISCAVDGLHLQDSVGSTNQLASGGTGGAENGLLAPPHNAYVHGERARAMSASGKPCLAQDQLALSLGALNSDAPRSSRDSLHCSSGYSTQTTTPSCSEDTIHTHTVKRDPPIYVDYESISLHGDTDSISLHHLSHGNSQSDFDKSSTIPRNSDLRFQYREFIHSKRPASTVSLLAESDLSGGSNRQMPSHTATIRRKPSSKPPYRRGTISGGVPIPISTPQVPLKALGGTSGSDENVFKVPSSVGVGGLGHSKLCTSTQSLSALPPSSPYYQIVPGQMPIPVPVPTVPSLPSEGGNSVKQQHQRQYQQHQQYSLPQQQHNQQFQIQQFQQQQQIQQQQFQQQQQIQQQQFQQWQQQQQFQHQQQLQFQQPQIQQAQQLQHQHDQYQLQLNQQQKQKLFQQQQQQHQAYTTQAEPSGVPNNINYQPQAPPPCSQDQKPEQFTQEEEEEEGGSRNMLTLIRGVKLRRTITNDRSAPSPTPSNQSQMRLTSRFLLLC
- the mtss1 gene encoding protein MTSS 1 isoform X3, with translation MDAGIEKECSALGGLFQLIMNDMKASYPTWEDFVSKGNKLQSQLRTTIVVTGAFLDAFQKVADMATGTRGATKEIGSALTRMCMRHRSIESKLKLFTTSLSEGLITPLELKMEEWKKVASQLDKDHAKEYKKARADIKKKSSDTIKLQKKVKKGKDEARGQLDNALQDVNVRYAVLEETEKRAVCRALIEERARYCSFVSMLKPVLDHEINMLGEVTHLQTILEDLTNLTAEPNKLPPASEQVILDLKGSDFNYTYQTPPASPSNTLSRKSSISSYQSGSVRHVPSLDSISCAVDGLHLQRCSSPYLLTGCDESGRSLSEGNSPSRLGRHGSRGRYGYAAGYGHRPAQSRRFSRRDLKTDSVGSTNQLASGGTGGAENGLLAPPHNAYVHGERARAMSASGKPCLAQDQLALSLGALNSDAPRSSRDSLHCSSGYSTQTTTPSCSEDTIHTHTVKRDPPIYVDYESISLHGDTDSISLHHLSHGNSQSDFDKSSTIPRNSDLRFQYREFIHSKRPASTVSLLAESDLSGGSNRQMPSHTATIRRKPSSKPPYRRGTISGGVPIPISTPQVPLKALGGTSGSDENVFKVPSSVGVGGLGHSKLCTSTQSLSALPPSSPYYQIVPGQMPIPVPVPTVPSLPSEGGNSVKQQHQRQYQQHQQYSLPQQQHNQQFQIQQFQQQQQIQQQQFQQQQQIQQQQFQQWQQQQQFQHQQQLQFQQPQIQQAQQLQHQHDQYQLQLNQQQKQKLFQQQQQQHQAYTTQAEPSGVPNNINYQPQAPPPCSQDQKPEQFTQEEEEEEGGSRNMLTLIRGVKLRRTITNDRSAPSPTPSNQSQMRLTSRFLLLC
- the mtss1 gene encoding protein MTSS 1 isoform X2, which codes for MRSSRTRSFTSGGGKKSCWEVEKDFSKPVEKMDAGIEKECSALGGLFQLIMNDMKASYPTWEDFVSKGNKLQSQLRTTIVVTGAFLDAFQKVADMATGTRGATKEIGSALTRMCMRHRSIESKLKLFTTSLSEGLITPLELKMEEWKKVASQLDKDHAKEYKKARADIKKKSSDTIKLQKKVKKGKDEARGQLDNALQDVNVRYAVLEETEKRAVCRALIEERARYCSFVSMLKPVLDHEINMLGEVTHLQTILEDLTNLTAEPNKLPPASEQVILDLKGSDFNYTYQTPPASPSNTLSRKSSISSYQSGSVRHVPSLDSISCAVDGLHLQRCSSPYLLTGCDESGRSLSEGNSPSRLGRHGSRGRYGYAAGYGHRPAQSRRFSRRDLKTDSVGSTNQLASGGTGGAENGLLAPPHNAYVHGERARAMSASGKPCLAQDQLALSLGALNSDAPRSSRDSLHCSSGYSTQTTTPSCSEDTIHTHIDYESISLHGDTDSISLHHLSHGNSQSDFDKSSTIPRNSDLRFQYREFIHSKRPASTVSLLAESDLSGGSNRQMPSHTATIRRKPSSKPPYRRGTISGGVPIPISTPQVPLKALGGTSGSDENVFKVPSSVGVGGLGHSKLCTSTQSLSALPPSSPYYQIVPGQMPIPVPVPTVPSLPSEGGNSVKQQHQRQYQQHQQYSLPQQQHNQQFQIQQFQQQQQIQQQQFQQQQQIQQQQFQQWQQQQQFQHQQQLQFQQPQIQQAQQLQHQHDQYQLQLNQQQKQKLFQQQQQQHQAYTTQAEPSGVPNNINYQPQAPPPCSQDQKPEQFTQEEEEEEGGSRNMLTLIRGVKLRRTITNDRSAPSPTPSNQSQMRLTSRFLLLC